A region from the Lolium perenne isolate Kyuss_39 chromosome 4, Kyuss_2.0, whole genome shotgun sequence genome encodes:
- the LOC127295875 gene encoding uncharacterized protein codes for MGILLVSGRFLARRPSLALAPRCSGGSPDKRGRDEGDTSSTDWDKAWSTFKKKGKKSLFSEFSPNKYVTWNPRRSEYPLSEEVDPIKRAERSNLMLWTSPRFTLVGAIIIVLALLIYTLLVPAK; via the exons ATGGGGATACTACTGGTATCTGGCAGATTCTTGGCGCGACGGCCGTCCCTCGCGCTCGCCCCTCGCTGCTCCGGAGGCTCCCCAGACAAGCGCGGCAGGGACGAAG GTGACACATCATCCACTGACTGGGACAAGGCTTGGTCTACGTTtaagaagaaagggaagaagTCCCTATTTTCGGAGTTCTCGCCGAACAAATATGTGACCTGGAACCCGCGGCGCAGTGAGTATCCTTTGTCTGAAGAGGTCGATCCAATCAAAAGAGCTGAGAGATCTAACTTGATGTTGTGGACAAGTCCAAGATTTACCTTAGTAGGGGCGATTATCATTGTCTTGGCATTGCTAATCTATACACTGCTTGTGCCAGCCAAGTAA